In Deinococcus psychrotolerans, a genomic segment contains:
- a CDS encoding aldo/keto reductase codes for MRTIKLGTTDLDVPVVAVGCMRLDTIDRADAQAFVQTALDQGATFFDHADIYGGGKCEEIFADVIEMSSSVREKIILQSKCGIRKDSFDFSKEHILSSVDGILKRLKTDYLDILLLHRPDALVEPEEVAAAFDQLEQEGKVRHFGVSNQTPRQIELLKKFVKQPVVANQLQLSITNASMITRGWNVNMENAEAVDRDGGILDYCRLHDITIQPWSPFQFGFFEGVFLDNPKFPELNAKIDEIAAKYNVSNTTIAMGWLLRHPAKMQPVTGTMNVQRLKDCVKASEINLTREEWYGVATAAGYVLP; via the coding sequence ATGAGAACCATCAAACTTGGCACTACGGATTTAGATGTTCCTGTCGTGGCAGTCGGCTGCATGAGGCTCGATACCATTGACCGCGCCGACGCTCAAGCGTTTGTTCAAACGGCGCTGGATCAGGGCGCGACCTTTTTTGACCACGCCGATATTTATGGCGGCGGCAAGTGCGAAGAAATTTTCGCCGACGTCATCGAGATGAGCAGCAGCGTGCGTGAAAAGATCATCTTGCAATCCAAATGCGGGATTCGCAAAGACTCGTTCGACTTTTCTAAAGAACACATCCTGAGTTCGGTAGACGGCATTTTGAAACGCCTCAAAACCGATTACTTGGATATTTTGCTTCTTCACCGCCCTGATGCTTTGGTCGAACCTGAAGAAGTCGCCGCCGCCTTTGACCAATTGGAACAGGAAGGCAAAGTTCGGCATTTTGGAGTGTCCAACCAGACCCCGCGTCAGATTGAGTTGCTTAAAAAGTTCGTCAAGCAGCCGGTTGTTGCTAATCAATTGCAGCTCAGTATCACCAACGCCAGCATGATTACTCGGGGCTGGAATGTGAATATGGAAAATGCTGAAGCGGTTGACCGTGACGGAGGCATTCTGGATTACTGCCGCTTACACGACATCACCATTCAGCCCTGGTCGCCATTTCAATTTGGCTTTTTTGAGGGTGTGTTTTTGGATAACCCCAAATTTCCCGAACTCAATGCCAAGATTGACGAAATCGCCGCCAAATACAATGTCAGCAACACGACGATTGCGATGGGATGGTTGCTGCGCCATCCGGCCAAGATGCAGCCAGTGACGGGCACCATGAATGTGCAGCGGCTCAAAGACTGCGTCAAGGCCAGCGAGATTAACTTGACGCGGGAAGAATGGTACGGCGTGGCAACGGCGGCGGGGTACGTGCTGCCGTAA
- a CDS encoding RsmD family RNA methyltransferase: MSVRILGGVAKGRALKVPQSARPSTARLRKSLFDLLYSRTPDGATFIDLHGGSGAIGLEAASRGYQVTLIEKDSRAIKDIEQSARDLELRVRVLRGDTNVLIGQLPPHDIIFADPPYAQDVPKLARQILGSPLMGEDSLLIVQHPSQTRFDEMEGFAAERRTYGSNVLTLYTRQPAGELP; encoded by the coding sequence TTGAGCGTCCGTATTCTGGGCGGCGTCGCCAAGGGCCGCGCCCTCAAGGTCCCGCAAAGCGCCCGCCCCAGCACCGCGCGCCTCCGCAAGAGCTTATTCGACTTGCTCTATTCGCGCACGCCCGACGGCGCGACATTCATTGACTTGCACGGCGGCAGCGGCGCAATCGGCCTGGAAGCGGCCAGTCGCGGCTACCAAGTGACCCTGATCGAAAAGGATTCGCGGGCCATCAAAGACATCGAGCAGTCGGCGCGTGATCTGGAACTGAGAGTACGGGTGCTGCGCGGCGATACCAACGTGCTGATCGGTCAATTGCCGCCGCATGACATTATTTTTGCCGATCCGCCGTATGCCCAGGACGTTCCCAAGCTGGCCCGCCAGATTCTGGGAAGCCCGCTGATGGGCGAGGACTCGCTCTTAATCGTGCAGCATCCCAGCCAAACCCGTTTTGACGAAATGGAAGGCTTTGCCGCCGAACGCCGCACGTACGGCAGCAACGTACTCACCCTTTATACCCGCCAGCCCGCCGGAGAGTTGCCATGA
- the coaD gene encoding pantetheine-phosphate adenylyltransferase, whose amino-acid sequence MNAVFPGSFDPVTSGHMDVLTRASRIFDHVTVTVMHNARKQNKHLFSLEERMAILSEAAQHLPNVSIDTFGGLLVDYMRLQNRSIIVRGLRAVSDYEYELQIAHLNRQLGDVETVFIMAATRWSFVSSSIVREIASYGGEVDEIVPQASAKALRLKFADVQRPE is encoded by the coding sequence ATGAACGCCGTATTCCCCGGTAGTTTTGACCCGGTTACCAGCGGTCACATGGACGTGCTGACCCGCGCTTCCAGAATCTTTGATCACGTGACGGTGACCGTGATGCACAATGCCCGCAAGCAAAACAAACACCTGTTCAGTTTGGAAGAAAGAATGGCGATTCTCAGTGAAGCCGCTCAACATTTACCCAACGTCAGCATAGATACCTTCGGCGGCTTGCTGGTGGATTATATGCGATTGCAAAACCGTAGTATTATCGTGCGCGGCTTACGGGCGGTATCGGATTACGAATATGAACTGCAAATTGCCCATCTCAATCGGCAACTCGGGGATGTAGAGACGGTTTTTATTATGGCAGCGACCCGTTGGAGTTTTGTCTCCAGCAGTATAGTGCGCGAAATCGCTTCTTACGGCGGCGAAGTAGACGAAATTGTGCCGCAAGCCAGCGCCAAAGCGCTGAGGCTTAAATTTGCCGACGTGCAGCGGCCCGAATAG
- a CDS encoding anthranilate synthase component II, producing the protein MNDASTPAPRILIIDNYDSFTFNLVQYFGELGCELTVWRNDAFTLQEVEALNPDAIVISPGPCTPLEAGLSVEVVRAFASKYPLLGVCLGHQSIGEAFGATIKRAPIPVHGKTSRVRHDGQTLFVGLGEEVTVTRYHSLVVEDLPPELLPTAWTTDQTPSGEYRALMALRHRDYPVFGVQFHPESIATEDGKVMIRNFLAEVRRHQAQAPA; encoded by the coding sequence ATGAACGACGCTTCAACACCCGCTCCCCGCATCCTTATCATTGACAACTACGACTCGTTCACCTTCAATCTGGTTCAGTACTTCGGTGAACTGGGCTGTGAGCTTACGGTTTGGCGCAATGACGCGTTCACTTTGCAAGAAGTCGAAGCGCTTAACCCCGACGCCATCGTAATTTCACCCGGCCCCTGCACGCCGCTTGAAGCTGGACTGAGCGTGGAGGTGGTGCGGGCCTTCGCGTCCAAGTACCCGCTGCTGGGCGTGTGCCTGGGCCACCAGAGCATCGGTGAGGCGTTCGGGGCCACCATCAAACGCGCTCCGATTCCGGTTCACGGCAAAACCAGCCGCGTGAGGCACGACGGCCAGACCTTGTTCGTGGGCCTCGGCGAGGAGGTCACCGTGACGCGCTATCACAGCTTGGTGGTGGAAGACTTGCCGCCCGAGTTGCTGCCCACCGCTTGGACGACCGATCAGACCCCCAGCGGCGAATACCGCGCTCTGATGGCCCTGCGACACCGCGACTATCCGGTGTTCGGCGTGCAGTTTCACCCCGAAAGCATTGCCACCGAAGATGGCAAAGTGATGATCCGTAACTTTTTGGCCGAAGTCAGGCGGCACCAAGCGCAGGCTCCGGCATGA
- a CDS encoding MogA/MoaB family molybdenum cofactor biosynthesis protein — translation MGRDDHQQAAPRHVRAAVLTISDTRTPDNDTSGDYLRHQLTAGGHQLSGSALVKDDATLIRPAILRLMAEAQVLITSGGTGITGRDVTIPVVESLITKPMPGFGELFRMLSYQEVRGAAMLSRAVGGLAGHTLIFALPGSLNAVQTAWEGLLRDELGHLVYEMTRHGQH, via the coding sequence ATGGGCCGTGATGACCACCAACAAGCTGCACCCCGCCACGTTCGCGCTGCCGTGCTGACCATCAGCGACACCCGCACGCCGGACAACGACACCAGCGGCGACTATCTGCGCCACCAGCTCACCGCCGGAGGCCACCAGCTCAGCGGCTCGGCGCTGGTCAAAGACGACGCCACGCTCATTCGCCCCGCCATTCTGCGCTTAATGGCCGAGGCTCAGGTGCTGATTACCTCCGGCGGCACCGGCATCACCGGGCGCGACGTGACCATTCCGGTGGTGGAATCGCTGATCACCAAACCGATGCCGGGATTTGGCGAACTGTTCCGAATGCTGAGTTATCAGGAAGTGCGCGGCGCGGCGATGCTGTCGCGGGCGGTGGGAGGCTTGGCGGGCCACACCCTGATTTTTGCTTTGCCGGGCAGTCTCAACGCCGTGCAAACCGCCTGGGAAGGCCTGCTGCGTGACGAACTCGGCCATTTGGTATATGAAATGACCCGTCACGGGCAGCACTGA
- a CDS encoding 3-isopropylmalate dehydratase large subunit: protein MTQSSPYPQTMAERILSQRGGGTFYAGDLAVVEVDQVMVVDSIAQSFIERMQKDLAAVPKYPERVSIVIDHVAPASTVSVAQAQKEAREYAAQTGVRLFDVGRGICHQVLMEEGLARPGWIVLGSDSHSTTYGAVAAFGTGMGATDIALAAASGKTWLRVPESVKVTLTGELHRSVSAKDVALEMISRLGADGATYQSVEIHAGDKFTRGERMTLANLCVEAGAKAGLVVPGGEILEMYDVPEWIYPQEGAKYVRELEIDLSVLRPRMSAPSEVDNVYDVSELRGLKVDQVFIGTCTNGRLDDLHAAAEVLRGHRVDPTTRLLVIPASSEVMEAAMADGTLLTLIQAGAVLGTPGCGPCMGRHQGVLAPGEVCVSTSNRNFIGRMGDKDAKIYLASPAVAAATAVMGRIALPEDLGAA, encoded by the coding sequence ATGACCCAATCAAGCCCATATCCTCAAACGATGGCCGAGCGCATTCTCTCTCAGCGCGGCGGCGGCACCTTTTACGCGGGCGACCTCGCGGTGGTGGAAGTTGATCAGGTGATGGTGGTGGATTCCATTGCCCAGAGTTTTATCGAGCGGATGCAAAAAGACCTCGCCGCCGTGCCCAAGTACCCGGAGCGCGTGTCCATCGTGATTGACCACGTGGCCCCCGCCAGCACCGTCAGCGTGGCGCAGGCGCAAAAAGAAGCCCGCGAGTACGCCGCTCAAACTGGCGTGCGCCTCTTTGACGTGGGGCGCGGCATCTGCCACCAAGTCTTGATGGAAGAGGGGCTGGCGAGGCCGGGTTGGATCGTGCTGGGCAGCGACAGCCACTCCACCACTTACGGCGCGGTGGCGGCCTTCGGCACCGGCATGGGAGCCACCGACATCGCTCTGGCGGCCGCCAGCGGCAAAACTTGGCTGCGGGTGCCGGAAAGCGTCAAAGTCACCTTGACGGGCGAGTTGCATCGCAGTGTCAGTGCAAAAGACGTGGCGCTGGAAATGATCTCGCGGCTGGGAGCGGACGGGGCCACCTATCAGAGTGTGGAGATTCATGCGGGCGACAAGTTTACGCGCGGCGAGCGGATGACGCTGGCGAATTTGTGCGTGGAAGCGGGCGCAAAAGCCGGCTTGGTGGTGCCGGGCGGCGAGATTCTGGAAATGTACGACGTGCCGGAGTGGATCTACCCGCAGGAAGGCGCGAAGTACGTCCGCGAACTGGAGATTGACCTCTCGGTGCTGCGCCCCCGCATGAGTGCGCCGAGCGAAGTGGACAACGTGTATGACGTGTCCGAGTTGCGCGGCCTCAAGGTAGATCAGGTCTTCATTGGCACCTGCACCAACGGGCGCTTGGATGACTTGCACGCCGCCGCCGAAGTGCTGCGGGGCCATAGAGTTGACCCGACCACCCGCCTGCTGGTAATTCCCGCCAGCAGCGAAGTGATGGAAGCAGCGATGGCTGACGGCACGCTGCTGACCCTGATTCAAGCGGGCGCAGTGCTGGGCACGCCGGGCTGCGGGCCGTGCATGGGGAGGCATCAGGGCGTGCTGGCCCCCGGCGAAGTCTGCGTGAGCACCAGCAACCGCAACTTCATAGGCCGCATGGGCGACAAGGACGCCAAGATTTATCTGGCCTCGCCCGCAGTGGCGGCGGCAACAGCGGTGATGGGGAGGATTGCTTTGCCGGAGGATTTGGGAGCGGCGTAG
- the trpE gene encoding anthranilate synthase component I — MTSTTQTPVTQPFTEVRELNADLDTPVSAYLKVTGGAKKLSFLLESVEGGERQARYSFIGVGEIGRFTLRGKQATLSGILAEGSDAETFETADPLDLLYSRVIRPIHLPAEKFSGLPPFFGGAVGYASYDLIRVYEQLPDHNPDELNVPDALFIVPEGLVIFDHLRHRLYAVAISQDQAQARRIVEQLEADLRGPLPAVPGREKAEPMTFKSNMTPREYEQAVKKCIEYIHAGDVFQVVPSQRFSAELTVEPFALYRALRGINPSPYLGFLNLGEVTLVASSPESLLRSDGVSIVTRPIAGTRPRGKTSAEDEALAAELLADEKERAEHLMLVDLGRNDIGRVAEYGSVTVEDAFSVERYSHVMHIVSGVRGKLRAGQTPLHALASALPMGTVSGAPKIRAMEIIDEVETVRRGPYGGAFGYIAFDGSLDMALTLRTMVITGGKLHIQAGAGIVADSHPPTEQEETRNKAAALMRAAERAAAGL, encoded by the coding sequence ATGACCTCAACCACCCAAACACCTGTCACTCAACCCTTCACCGAAGTACGCGAGCTCAATGCCGACCTCGATACGCCGGTCAGCGCTTACCTGAAAGTGACCGGCGGCGCGAAGAAACTGAGTTTTCTCCTGGAAAGTGTGGAAGGCGGCGAGCGTCAGGCCCGCTATTCGTTTATCGGCGTGGGCGAAATCGGGCGCTTTACCTTGAGGGGCAAGCAAGCCACCCTCAGCGGAATTTTGGCTGAAGGTTCGGACGCTGAAACGTTTGAAACTGCTGATCCGCTGGACTTGCTTTACAGCCGCGTCATCAGGCCGATTCACTTGCCTGCCGAGAAGTTCAGTGGCCTGCCGCCCTTTTTTGGTGGCGCGGTGGGGTACGCTTCCTACGACCTGATCCGGGTCTACGAGCAGTTGCCCGACCACAACCCCGATGAACTCAACGTGCCCGACGCGCTGTTTATCGTGCCGGAAGGCTTGGTGATTTTTGATCACTTGCGTCACCGCCTTTACGCGGTAGCCATTTCGCAAGATCAGGCGCAGGCGCGGCGGATCGTCGAACAGTTGGAAGCCGATTTGCGCGGCCCGCTGCCCGCCGTACCCGGACGCGAGAAAGCTGAGCCGATGACCTTCAAGAGCAACATGACGCCCCGCGAGTACGAACAAGCGGTAAAAAAGTGCATCGAATACATTCACGCTGGAGACGTTTTTCAAGTGGTGCCGTCGCAGCGCTTTTCGGCGGAGCTGACGGTGGAGCCGTTCGCGCTCTACCGTGCCCTGCGCGGCATCAATCCCAGTCCGTATCTGGGGTTTCTCAATCTGGGCGAAGTGACTTTGGTGGCCAGCAGCCCCGAGAGTTTGCTGAGAAGCGACGGCGTCAGCATCGTCACCCGCCCGATTGCCGGAACACGGCCACGCGGCAAAACGTCCGCTGAAGACGAAGCGCTGGCCGCCGAGCTGCTCGCGGACGAAAAAGAACGCGCCGAACATCTGATGCTGGTGGACTTGGGCCGCAACGACATTGGCCGGGTGGCCGAATACGGCAGCGTCACGGTGGAAGACGCCTTCTCGGTTGAGCGCTACAGCCACGTGATGCACATCGTCAGTGGGGTGCGCGGCAAATTGCGGGCAGGGCAAACCCCGCTGCACGCGCTGGCCAGCGCCCTGCCGATGGGAACCGTCTCGGGAGCGCCCAAAATTCGGGCCATGGAAATCATCGATGAAGTGGAAACGGTGCGGCGCGGGCCTTACGGCGGCGCGTTCGGCTACATCGCCTTCGACGGCAGCTTGGACATGGCCCTGACCCTGCGCACCATGGTGATTACCGGCGGCAAGCTCCACATTCAAGCTGGAGCGGGCATCGTGGCCGACTCGCACCCGCCCACCGAGCAAGAGGAAACGCGCAACAAAGCGGCGGCGCTGATGCGGGCGGCGGAGCGGGCAGCGGCGGGCCTGTGA
- a CDS encoding alpha/beta hydrolase gives MSKKHTLGLWVAVAALGLSVTLGRAGAQADTGSSSVASAQPASAQLGAVQPSGLRSALGAERRFVDVPGFGAVAYYLDTRGSGRPLVLTTSINAAASAYEMKPLFDTYVGTRPIYVLEWPGFGSSDRPDVQYTPELMTRALTALLDKIGQDVDVVSLSLGSEFVARAALSDPRIKSLALISPSGLGSARGGTQRARDEDGGQKLYDRLKTFGTPLFALIRSQPSVLYFLNQSFVGPVDDGLFRYSLESSDQPGGKYAPLYFISGRLFTPDAYEQLYSKLSIPVLVLYDKDNFVNFDRLPEWVTQGNVSATRIVPSNGLPQFEKLPEVKVALDGFWQSMGLQGK, from the coding sequence ATGAGTAAAAAACATACCTTAGGTCTGTGGGTAGCGGTCGCGGCGCTCGGCCTCAGCGTCACTTTGGGCCGGGCTGGAGCGCAGGCTGACACGGGCTCATCCTCAGTGGCGTCTGCTCAGCCCGCATCAGCTCAGCTCGGAGCCGTTCAACCTTCCGGCCTCCGCAGCGCCCTCGGTGCCGAGCGGCGTTTCGTGGACGTGCCGGGTTTCGGCGCAGTCGCCTACTATCTCGATACGCGCGGCTCGGGCCGCCCCCTGGTGCTGACCACCAGCATTAACGCCGCCGCCAGCGCTTACGAAATGAAGCCGCTGTTTGACACTTACGTCGGCACGCGGCCCATTTATGTGCTGGAATGGCCCGGTTTCGGCAGTTCAGACCGCCCAGATGTGCAGTACACCCCCGAACTGATGACCCGCGCCCTTACCGCCCTGCTCGACAAGATCGGTCAGGATGTGGACGTGGTGTCGCTCTCGCTCGGCTCGGAATTTGTGGCGCGGGCGGCGCTGAGTGATCCGCGCATCAAGTCGCTGGCGCTGATTTCGCCCTCGGGCCTCGGCAGTGCACGCGGCGGCACTCAGCGGGCACGTGATGAGGACGGCGGCCAGAAGCTGTATGACCGCCTCAAAACCTTCGGGACGCCGCTGTTTGCCCTCATTCGCAGCCAGCCCAGCGTGTTGTATTTCCTCAATCAGAGTTTCGTCGGGCCAGTGGACGACGGCCTGTTCCGTTACAGCTTGGAAAGCTCCGATCAGCCTGGTGGCAAGTACGCCCCGCTGTATTTCATCAGTGGCAGGCTGTTTACGCCAGACGCCTACGAGCAGCTTTACAGCAAACTGAGCATTCCGGTACTGGTGCTTTATGACAAAGACAATTTCGTCAACTTTGACCGCCTACCGGAGTGGGTCACCCAGGGCAACGTGAGCGCGACCCGCATTGTGCCGAGCAACGGCTTGCCTCAATTTGAAAAGCTGCCGGAAGTCAAAGTGGCGCTGGATGGGTTTTGGCAAAGCATGGGGCTGCAAGGCAAATAA
- the trpD gene encoding anthranilate phosphoribosyltransferase, protein MIHARLMNGERLSQIEAAAFMDEVMSGDISATRLAAALSALRVRGETPEEIAGFAQSMRRHAVRVPVTAHPILLDTAGTGGDGANTFNISTTAAFVIAAGGVPVAKHGNRAASARAGSADVLEALGVNLDAPPQRSAQAIDELGVGFMFARNYHPALRHAAPVRTELASRTAFNVLGPISNPAGATHQVVGVYSPKLTRTLAEVLRLLGSKAALVVSGEGLDELTVCGPTQVSELRAGEVTDSVLYPADVDLDTYPLSALVGGDAHENAAFTRAILLGGGTAAQRDVVALNAGAGLYLAEKAPDLRGGVKLAQGILQSGAAWDLLERYAAYTHQ, encoded by the coding sequence ATGATTCACGCCCGCTTGATGAACGGCGAGCGGCTCAGCCAGATCGAGGCCGCCGCTTTTATGGACGAGGTGATGAGCGGCGATATCAGCGCCACCCGCCTCGCTGCCGCGCTCTCGGCCCTGCGGGTACGTGGCGAAACGCCCGAAGAAATAGCAGGATTTGCTCAATCGATGCGGCGGCACGCGGTGCGGGTTCCGGTGACGGCGCATCCGATTTTGTTAGACACAGCCGGCACGGGCGGCGACGGAGCCAACACCTTCAACATCTCCACGACGGCCGCTTTTGTGATCGCGGCGGGCGGCGTGCCGGTTGCCAAGCACGGCAACCGGGCCGCCAGTGCCCGCGCCGGAAGTGCGGACGTGCTGGAAGCTCTGGGCGTCAACTTAGACGCGCCGCCTCAGCGCTCGGCACAGGCCATCGACGAGTTGGGCGTGGGCTTTATGTTTGCCCGCAATTACCACCCGGCCCTGCGCCACGCCGCGCCGGTTCGCACTGAGCTGGCTTCGCGCACCGCTTTTAATGTGCTGGGGCCGATCAGCAATCCTGCCGGGGCGACCCATCAAGTGGTGGGCGTCTACAGCCCCAAACTGACCCGCACGCTGGCTGAGGTGCTGCGGCTGCTGGGCAGCAAAGCGGCGCTGGTGGTGTCGGGCGAAGGCCTGGACGAACTCACCGTTTGCGGCCCCACTCAGGTCAGCGAACTGCGGGCGGGCGAGGTCACCGACTCGGTGCTATATCCGGCAGATGTGGATTTGGACACGTACCCGCTCAGCGCTCTGGTCGGCGGCGACGCCCATGAAAACGCCGCCTTCACCCGCGCCATTTTGTTAGGCGGCGGCACAGCAGCGCAGCGGGATGTGGTGGCGCTGAACGCCGGAGCAGGCTTGTATTTGGCCGAAAAAGCGCCAGACTTGCGCGGCGGGGTGAAGTTGGCTCAGGGCATTTTGCAAAGCGGCGCAGCGTGGGATCTTCTGGAGCGGTACGCGGCGTATACGCATCAGTGA
- a CDS encoding GNAT family N-acetyltransferase, giving the protein MIRTATVDDLPALFALQHLAFQSEAELYPETVISPMRQTLPELESEFSQFETLIAEEDGKLIGSVRGQMVSECGEIGRLMVRPEWRGRGLGRRLVQEMELALGVQTFRLFTGERSLSNLRLYESLGYVRGGQFASGPISLVELTKTGVVV; this is encoded by the coding sequence ATGATTCGGACAGCGACTGTTGACGACTTGCCTGCGTTATTTGCCTTGCAGCATCTGGCCTTCCAAAGTGAAGCGGAACTGTATCCCGAAACGGTCATCTCGCCGATGCGCCAGACCTTGCCGGAATTGGAAAGCGAGTTCTCCCAGTTCGAAACGCTTATCGCTGAGGAGGATGGCAAATTGATCGGCTCGGTGCGCGGGCAGATGGTGAGTGAGTGCGGAGAGATCGGGCGGCTGATGGTGCGTCCGGAGTGGCGCGGGCGAGGGCTGGGGCGCAGACTCGTTCAAGAAATGGAGTTGGCGCTGGGCGTTCAGACCTTCAGACTGTTTACGGGCGAGCGCAGCTTGAGTAACCTGAGGCTTTACGAATCGCTCGGCTATGTTCGGGGCGGCCAGTTTGCCTCGGGGCCGATCAGTCTGGTTGAACTGACCAAAACGGGAGTTGTGGTTTAG
- a CDS encoding HNH endonuclease, which produces MEEFYGPVAYGFIHVHHSKPLSEIGERYTVNPETDLMPVCPNCHAMLHRTQPPLTTEQLRELIQEAHR; this is translated from the coding sequence TTGGAAGAGTTTTATGGCCCCGTCGCTTACGGCTTTATCCACGTTCACCACTCCAAACCTCTTTCTGAAATCGGTGAACGGTATACCGTAAATCCAGAAACCGACCTCATGCCGGTTTGCCCCAATTGCCACGCCATGCTGCACCGCACCCAACCGCCGCTGACCACAGAGCAGCTCAGAGAACTGATTCAGGAGGCCCACCGATGA
- a CDS encoding DUF721 domain-containing protein, producing the protein MTRGRGFSGRGGSRTGGTRGLRDVLGTTLSKHRLQSGVSKARSILLWPEVVGSDLARLTRARSQQGNTLFVEVRDSSMAHFLTLQRPAFLKLLQEKLGDQSVTELRFSVGRLNAHIAAPLPEVLPAPDRARARKLAQAAPDSLHDVALRAAEAVTRARRWREQQGYAPCPVCGEPSKQQPCHACALTLEDPNVKRSALRLARDPSGLSALPDMLGNSGTDAARFLALLALSEKLENLALECVQAGNDDHYRAFLKEQAALYLKLFHRRTRLSKADWNALPAGPLAVLRAGPDGLNERPTP; encoded by the coding sequence ATGACGCGGGGGCGCGGCTTCTCGGGCAGAGGGGGCAGCAGAACAGGCGGCACACGCGGCCTGCGCGACGTGCTGGGCACCACCTTGTCCAAGCACCGCTTGCAGAGCGGGGTTTCGAAGGCCCGCAGCATTTTGCTGTGGCCGGAGGTGGTCGGCTCCGACTTGGCCCGCCTGACCCGCGCCCGCAGCCAGCAGGGCAACACCCTCTTTGTCGAGGTCAGAGATAGCAGCATGGCCCACTTCCTGACTTTGCAGCGCCCGGCATTTTTGAAATTGTTGCAAGAAAAACTCGGCGACCAGAGCGTGACCGAACTGCGTTTTTCGGTGGGCCGCCTGAACGCGCACATTGCCGCGCCGCTGCCAGAAGTGCTGCCCGCCCCTGACCGCGCCCGCGCCCGCAAACTGGCGCAGGCCGCACCCGACAGCTTGCACGACGTGGCGCTCAGGGCCGCCGAAGCCGTGACCCGCGCCCGGCGTTGGCGCGAGCAGCAGGGTTACGCGCCCTGCCCAGTGTGCGGAGAGCCGAGCAAGCAGCAGCCCTGTCACGCCTGCGCCCTGACGTTGGAAGACCCCAACGTGAAGCGCTCGGCGCTGCGGCTGGCCCGCGACCCCTCGGGCCTGAGCGCCCTGCCGGACATGCTGGGCAACAGCGGCACCGACGCGGCCCGCTTTCTGGCGCTCTTGGCACTCAGCGAGAAGTTGGAGAACTTGGCGCTGGAATGCGTGCAGGCAGGCAACGACGACCATTACCGGGCCTTTTTGAAGGAGCAGGCCGCCCTTTACCTCAAGCTGTTTCACCGCCGCACGCGGCTGAGCAAGGCCGATTGGAACGCCCTCCCCGCTGGGCCGCTGGCGGTACTAAGAGCGGGGCCAGACGGACTGAACGAGCGGCCCACTCCCTGA
- a CDS encoding tautomerase family protein: MAQVKIYARAAHLALYRQALSDAIHAAAVQTLGLPEDKRFHRFFSLQDVDFIYPPDRSAAYTILEISMFEGRRAETIRSFLRALQQKVPASAGMHQNDLEITLFETPRAHWGIRGKIGDELQLSYEVTK, encoded by the coding sequence ATGGCCCAGGTCAAGATCTACGCCCGCGCCGCGCACCTCGCGCTGTACCGTCAGGCCCTTTCGGACGCCATTCACGCGGCGGCGGTGCAAACATTGGGATTGCCCGAAGACAAACGTTTCCACCGCTTTTTTTCCTTGCAAGACGTGGACTTTATTTATCCGCCTGACCGCAGCGCTGCCTATACCATTCTGGAAATTTCCATGTTTGAAGGCCGCCGGGCCGAAACGATTCGGTCTTTTCTGCGGGCCTTGCAACAGAAGGTGCCCGCCAGCGCCGGAATGCACCAGAATGATCTGGAAATCACGCTCTTTGAAACGCCCCGCGCCCATTGGGGGATTCGCGGAAAGATCGGCGACGAACTTCAACTGTCTTATGAGGTCACGAAATGA